In Cucurbita pepo subsp. pepo cultivar mu-cu-16 chromosome LG10, ASM280686v2, whole genome shotgun sequence, the DNA window CCATCTCCTAGATTCCCACCAACTCTATCTCCTCTTCAACATAGTTCTCCTTTCAGAACAGAGAGATACCCAATCGAGCTCGGGAGAGTAATGATCCACATGGTTGTGTGTGTTATAATCATCACTTTTTCTGAGGAATAATAAGCTATGGactataataatttcataaattcagCTCACTGACATCTCATAATACTCATCAAAGTCTCagaatgttcaaattttatctttcccacttaaagaattgaaaagggAGTGATGCTAATCTCTACAGAATTTAGAATTGTAAATAACAATATGATCCGCAAATCTACTTTTCAAGACCAAAAAGATAACACTTGTCTGTAAACAAAGGAGAGTAGTAATATTGAAGCACTTCTAGTTCTACCAGAagatagaaagagagagatccTGAAATTCTTCATTAACTCCATACTTCCACAGTTTATACCCCAATTTTGCAGGGTGATAGAAagaattttattcatttacaCATGTAAAATACTAATACCAATAGcaaaaaggttaaaaatggTGCAATGTCAATAGAATTAGGAAAATACACCTTGGTTGTTCAAAAGCATGGTGATTAGATCATATCCATATCCCGCCCTCGGTGCACAAACTTGCAACTTAATCAAGCGGGCTTTGCTGAATTCCCACTTTCTGAATGAGCATGTTTGAAGTTCAAAATACCACCAAGACCTCGTCCTCTGGCATGTTCTTCCAATTCTACAAGTTTATGCTTCAGAAGTTCCATTTCTGCTAATAAACTTTCGTCTCTTTGCCTCAGTGcctaaatataataaatcaCATCAGAAAAAACTACAAAACGAGAAACCTGATattaagggtttttttttttttttttttttcttgggaGGAGGTGGGGTTGGATTGGCCAAAAGATTACACAATTGGATGGGTAAAGCTAGAAGTGGTGAGGAATATAGGTGTTGGTTTCGTATGGGAATAAGTTCACTCTGTCGCTAACCCCTGATCAGTCATTCCaacaataatatttcttaTGGTCGAAGGATTCATTCCTATACCCTTGCATCATAACCTTACCTCAGTTCAACTCCTCAATTCAAGTGGTTACCAAACTTTCTACTCGGGGGTGTGTGTTAGCTAATACTAACTTTGTCTCTGTCTGTCCACAACTTTCAACTCTCTCAAGTCTTTATCACTGCAactattttttccttctccaaagATTAACCCAGTTCCTTCCTCACAGTACAAAACCAAACCCAAGATGCGCCTCCCTTCTTCGACCTTCCCTTTCTTTCTAACAAGAGATCATGTAGATTGGATAGTCTGGTGGATTCTAGCCATGCCCTTCAGCAGGTCATGTTTATGTTGGTAATCTAATGGTTAAGGGACAATTTAGAACaattttccaaataaatagACACCAAGCTCAAATCTCACAAACCAAAAGTGTATTTTACCTGAAATATTTATCTGAATCTTAGccttaaaaagtaaaaatcttctttaaaGACAATTCTCCCAGAAGAGTTCGCTGCTCTATCAGTACGTGAATTCAAACAGCCATACTACTAAAGAGCAAAATGTGATCTACGAAGTTTTGTGCTGTTATGCCACTGAAGAAAATAGCTATATCATTACCTCCATTTCTTGTCTGCGTACTTCTTCTTTTCTGGCTTCTGATCTAGCACTTCTCTGAACCTCAAATATCACTATTGCTCCTGCTACCTATATCCAACGTGAAGGAAGCTCTGTAAGAGATCAAAAGCACATACACATCCAAGGTATATAATATGTTTCAGCTTAGACATTGtcaaccaaaagaaaaggaagtgaTTCTACTTGAAAATGAGTATTTACCGAGAAGACAAAAAGTTCGCCAATCAGGTCAACGGCAGCTTGAACTGCTTTCTCCTCGTCCAGAGGGCGAATTTCTACATCAGTGGCATGACTATATATGCGTCTTTGCATTTGAGTTGACATCCGATGGTTACTCTGTTAGTTACAGCATTGAAGAAATGCAGTCTTAAGAATTACTCATAAAGTGACACTTGCAGTATGCAAATATACATTCAAACATAAAGCACCCACTTCAATTCTGATACTTGAGTGTCGCCCTAAACAATCAATGCAACTTAACCCTTTGAAGATTGTACTTTCTAACGCATCTACAATTGGACAGGCTAAAACAAATCGCTTGATGTGACTCGAGGTAAAACTTCATCGATGGCTGGCATTCCTTGATGGTGAAGCCTAAGTCTGTGAAGGAGAAACACAGTACCTGAAATAAACGAATATTTGGAAGTGTCCATTCACAAATTTCTTCCCCTCAAAGGTCGGAGTCTTGAGTGAATATCACTACGTTTTCTATAGAAGTATTTTTAGTAGgggtaagaaaaaaaaaactcttctCTAGCATCATTTAGGGAATTCTGGcatggagagaaaaaaaaaactcttctCTAGCATCATTTAGGGAATTCTGGcatggagagaaaaaaaaaaccaataatgAAATTGCTAGTCCCGATAGGTAAAGCACTTCATAAGAGATGAATTACGAAATACTCCCAAAGCCAACCTCTTGTACTTGTTAGTTGTTCCATGATGTTCTTAGACAGGCATTGTTAACTTTGGTATCAATGGAATTTATTTGAACTACAAGTCTTGCAACCTATTAGTGTGAATTTGTCCAAGTGTTCTAACCAATAGAATGATAACAGTTCTTCCTTGCATCCTTTCTGAAGTGTAGTTTGCATTTAAAGGACATTGTCAAGTTATTGTTCCCGTCTTCATAGTTTAGGAAGAAAATAGCTGGTTTTCCAACTAGATACTGAAAAAGCTTTCTGAGGTAAAAATGGAGCAAAAATGGATTGATCTTGGATGGATAAATAGTCTTGGTAGAAATTGGTGAATTCGTTAAAGAAGCTCGCTAGAGTTTGGAGGTTATAAGTAGAGGGACGCAATTCAAGAATTTAGGTAGATTTAGGAGAGATTACCAGTCACTTAAGGTGTTGAAAATATTACATTACTTTTACAACTAGTGACCATCTCCAGAGAACGCACAGAAATTTTAATGCATGGAAATTCCTTAATTTCACATTCATTAACATATACGAGTGTTTCGTTAATTTCATTTGGCATGGGACACGATTGAAGAGCTTCTTAATCCAACAAGCACAACTATTTGAGGAGAAGATAAAGCATCAATGAATGATCAAAACCAATCAATCAGAGGAAAAACTTGAAAGTAGACCATGAAAGGGGCACTGAATTATTGGTTATAATAGCAATAGCTCAATGACAGGCGATGTTATATAAATAGTACAGAATAATCAACAACAATTAAATAATCGAGAACCCATGAGCAGAAATCCACGGAGcctatttcaaaagaagaaaaaaaaaacaggagatgcagaaataaattaaagaataccTGGGCGACATTGATGATGAACTGCCTAAATCTGGGGTGCAACGCAGCTTGCTTCTTGAGCCTGTTACCGAGTGGCTTGCTCAGAGTTTTCAACGCTAGCGTTCCGAGCTTCAGTAACGGGAGGACCATACCTACAGCTAAAAGGGGTGATCTGATTCGAACGCTTTGATTTTGCTGTTATTTGGAAACAAACAACAGACGgtcaaagaaaatagagatcAACGAATCAAAAATCGTCAAAGAAGATGAACATGAAGATGAGTCACTGATTCGGAAATGAGGAAATGTGGGAGAAAATTCGCCAAATGAGCAAGAGTGTAGGTTCCCCGCGAACAAACTTGACGAATTTTCGATTTGCTAATTGGATTGTGGGACCGACGCCGACGAGACAAAGTCGACTTGACTTTTTATACAATTGGCCGCCACCTCATCTCAACCAGTCGGAAGCCACCGTAGACGACGCCGGatctcaaaaaaataaaaataaaaataaaacgatGGGCCAGTAATTGGGCGGGCCCAAACGGCAAAATAGGCAAAAAATAGGCCCAAATCTAACAAATTTCGAGCGTCGGATCCGGGCTTTAATCCGACACAGGAAAGGGcaattttggaaaaatttaaaagtaatacaAATTTAGTGAGTATTAGCACTAATTTTCTGGTGCGGACCGTACGATCATAGACGAGAGGGTTTATATAAGTAGCCAACAGGTTCTGTTACGACAAAGACCGGTCTAGTTCCTTTTGGCAAGTCGTATGTGGGTCTGGTTCTGGACATACTTGCCGCCACGTGTACGAATGGCATACAGATACGAGTAACCGGTGGAGTTTTCGAGAAGATTTCGACGGTGGCGCGTGTAGTGCAAGTGAGATGATTGAAGGGATTGAAGGGATTAGGGAAGGGAAAGGGTGTAAAGTACGCTGAAAGGCTGAGACGACAAGGAGCAGCAGCAGCACCCGCGTAAAAGTCGAGGGTTCTCTCTGCCAACAAAGACGACAACTGCTTTTTCTGatcctttcattttcccttttttttccatCACATGTAATCTCCCCCTAGTTTTCTTTTCCACGCCTCTCAACGCGCGTGTTACTCAAAGCCCCCATCTTCTATTGCGTTGTTTCACACGCGCCTTATTTCTAGAGTGGGCTTCTATTAATCCACCCCtattgttttcattgtttttcttctgagattaaaaaaaaagtaagggCTTgtggtttaattttaaaataaaaaggaaattacttttttatactttaattttatttttagttttatccTTTTGTCActaataaatacttttagtCATTTGagttcattaattaaaatttagaagtatTTTTATCAAGTTAATGAATGATGAAGAGTTTAAGgttattcaaataatttatttactctCTTGATTTTTACCTCCCCCTTTAGTAACATTAATTTCAACTGTGGAAGTTAAAATTGGTAGGGAGAGAAAGGTATTGGAAGCACaataatttgagaaaaattagaaaggaacaaaaaaggaaaaaactttTATACAACCCTCGGTAATCAATGGGTCACAATGGTCCACGtcttaattagaaaaaagaaaaagagaaaaagagaaaatgattgTTCATAACGAGCACTTATTTGTTTCTAACCCCATCACTTTATTCACATTctcttcttccaaattttcTATCGTCATACCATGCACATCTTCAtcactgaaaaaaaaaatatatataattttatataatggTCGTGAATATATTTGTCAGATCTCGTATCGGAGGAACAAGTCATTCTTAAAATGTGGATATCTCCTcctaatagacatgttttaaaattgtgagattgaCAGCAATAGCAATACGTAAGGGACGaaagaattttaatatatttatttttttaagtgatttaaaagtaaattgtTGCGTGGAGTAATAATTAAGATACTTAcaaaactaaattatagtGTAATTCGTAGGGCCATTAGATGAGTTTGACGAATTTCAATAAAGTATAAGTAGTTTGATTTTGgtcaaaagaacaaaaaaattgcatGTGAATCCaatctcaaattttcaaaaaagttggggtaaaaaagaaaggttaCTTTTGGTGTGTTATTCCAATTCTCGAGTGATTCATGGTGAAATGAAGTCGAGTGTTCGTGCAAACTTTAtaagtttttaataataattcattataatatatagttttgacTTGAGAAATTGACCGTGGTTAAACCCATGGCCGGTGGGTCAAACACATTATATCGTAACGCTTTCAACTTGATTAGGggaattttaattatcataataACGACAAATTGATGTGTCCACATGTAGGGGCTaacattttgttctttgttatCCTTTGCCCCTATATGCCTTGCACGTGAGCCTTCCACTCCCTACATCACaataattgatttataaaCCCAACCAGTTCTAAAATTATTCACCCaccttaattttaaattatttaataataaaaattaaatttataaaaaatatttcgttatcatctccaatcgatgtaggatttCACATAACTCATTTCAATTTACACGACTTTTCAATGGTTCTTATCATATTAGGACACGTAGATTCTAAAATAATAGCTAAAATCGATGGGTATAATAAGTACTTCTCTTTGATCGAGAACAAGAATAACGTTAATTGATTGGAAAGTTATTTGCGGAtatgaattatgaaaaaaaaaacatttaattaaataaagaatttgtcTTTTATTGAAATGAATGATGATGGTATTGATTAAAGAGAGACATcctatgaaattattatattttttattattatagagattaatattttttttaaaaggaggGGCGTAGGGCTTAGGGAGGCGTAGATGTAGATGGTACAAAAAAGCTTattataaagattatatttgtaataatgTGTTGGTGATATGTTTCCCAATGACCAATAGCTGTGGCCTATACTCATAGCCACCAACacacaaattattaattatccatttttattCCAAAGTACactttttaaatcttatttcttTCAACAAAGGGtgcattttaattattaacattAATCCTTCTTTACGCCCACTTTTAACCAATTAATTGAATCATTactcaaattaaaactttaattgtCACGGTGGCTAGAATAATAGAGGGACATTAATTACTCAACAAATAACGCAACATGATTGAAATAATACGCTAACAAAAAAAGATACAAATATCTCATTATTAGATTACATCATAACTCGTAGTTGATGGGGTAGATCTCATTAATGACGAAATACCTCTGTTCATACTAGACCTCTTTCTTTGGTAACATATAGAATCATGTCTAGGTATACTCTAGTGAAAAGATAGATTTTATGTTGCCGGTTAGTTTGACTCATAAATAGTGCGCAATcccagaaaataaaaagaatgaaaacaaGGGGAAAACGAGTTGTATCCTTTAAACCACGAGAAAATTAGGTAAAGGATCTCTTCACCTTTATGTCTTGTTTGGTTCAAACACTTATAAGAGAATAGCAAAATAGTATCAGAATGTTTGCATAATTCCCATCTTCgcctctttcttccttttttaagTATACGTACTAATTTTTCACTAATTTTcccataattataaaatttaatatcaaaattatcgAATTCTGGgtgacacgttttaaaaccgtggaAGATGGTTGAGTGGAAGGATTGGGAAACACGCGGGGCAGAGGGCGCGTGAGGGTGAAAGGCTACCAGTAAAGGATAAAAGCAGAGACTGAGAGAGGACGGATTGGGCATTGAGTTGTAACCCGTTTTGTCCGGGTTATGGAGCTTCCTAGTCCATCTATTccaccttttttatttataatttaatttattgaataaattaattatatatataaaaaaaaaaaaaaaaaaaaaaaaaaaaggggt includes these proteins:
- the LOC111803180 gene encoding OPA3-like protein, whose amino-acid sequence is MVLPLLKLGTLALKTLSKPLGNRLKKQAALHPRFRQFIINVAQSNHRMSTQMQRRIYSHATDVEIRPLDEEKAVQAAVDLIGELFVFSVAGAIVIFEVQRSARSEARKEEVRRQEMEALRQRDESLLAEMELLKHKLVELEEHARGRGLGGILNFKHAHSESGNSAKPA